A window from Agelaius phoeniceus isolate bAgePho1 chromosome 13, bAgePho1.hap1, whole genome shotgun sequence encodes these proteins:
- the LOC129126151 gene encoding mitotic-spindle organizing protein 2B-like, translating to MSEGPAGMVAPAAMAETRLRRKQLLSAEEAELFELAQAAGSGLDPEVFRVLLDLLRMNVAPLAVFQVLKSMCAGQRLPPAAESGPAAPAPIPADSRGRNKSSSAVGGSQILAERSSREGSAQRMPRQPSASRGQKAAASGKSSGGGNSA from the exons ATGTCGGAGGGGCCGGCGGGAATGGTGGCACCGGCGGCGATGGCGGAGACGCGGCTGCGGcggaagcagctgctgagcgCGGAGGAGGCGGAGCTGTTCGAACTGGCGCAGGCGGCGGGCAGCGGGCTGGACCCGGAGGTGTTCCG GGTGCTGCTGGACCTGCTGCGCATGAACGTGGCGCCCCTCGCCGTGTTCCAGGTGCTGAAGTCGATGTGCGCCGGGCAGCGGCTCCCGCCGGCAGCCGAAAGCGGCCCTGCTGCGCCGGCGCCGATTCCCGCCGACAGCCGAG GGAGGAAtaaaagcagctctgctgtgggtgGCTCACAGATTCTGGCCGAGAGGAGCAGCCGGGAAGGATCTGCCCAGAGGATGCCCCGGCAGCCGAGCGCCAGCCGCGGGCAGaaggcagcagcctctgggaaGAGCAGCGGCGGAGGCAACAGTGCCTAA